Below is a window of Gossypium hirsutum isolate 1008001.06 chromosome A12, Gossypium_hirsutum_v2.1, whole genome shotgun sequence DNA.
CCGTGAGATCAATTTCATAGAGACGGGTATTTGTATGAAaattaaaccataattatttAAGTCTTCTTTGCAGATATTGTTGGaatccctataattaaggatagaaatctgATGGTATTGGaatccctataattaaggatagaaGTCTGTTGTGATCtcttgtaaatagaaactaatctcagttactgattcttaggaaattaggatatcaattactgattcttagggattaggatttatttcctttaaaatgattatttttctctttataaaGCTGTAAACTAAAGCAGTAGCAATATAACAGAATTTTTCCTCTGAGTGTTTTTATATGGCATCAGGGCTATAGGATTCATTCGAtcctatttttttctctaaattccCTTACTAAAAATTTCTGAGTGTTTTTATATGGCATCAGGGCTATAGGATGTTCTTGATGTTCGCTTAACCAAAACACAGCTTGAGACTCTCCATAAGATACTTGGTACTCCTACTACTCATGGATCTCTAGCAACTCAAGGTACTGCCCTCAACATTGCTTTTGAATCTAATAATCAATCTCCTTGGATACTCGATTCGGGCGCCTCTGATCACATGACAGGTGACTCCACGTTGTTTCACACCTACACTCCTTGTCATAACAAATCCCGAATCCGCATAGCTGACGGTTCTTACTCACCTGTGGCTGGAATAGGAGAAGTACAAATGACAGAGAATTTTTCTCTCGATAAAGTCCTACATGTTCCAAACTTGTCCTGTAATTTACTTTCaattagtaaacttactaaggatGAAAAAGTTCTTGCTGAATTTTCTGCAATTGGTTGTGTGATACAGGAACAGAAAtcggggaggatgattggcactgctaaagttgatgatggacTATATATTTGGAATAAAAACAGTACACAAGGGGGATTGGCTCTATCCACTGCAAAAGAGGACACTATTATGTTATGGCACCGTAGGTTAGGACatccaaactttgtgtatttgaaAAAACATCTTCCGTTATTTcgaaataaaagtattaattcCTTGAAGTGTGAAATTTGCCAATTATCTAAACATACCCGTGTGCCATACCCATTAAAACCACATATTCCGTCCCAACCTTTTTCGTTAATCCATAGTGACCTATGGGGAGCCAGCCGAGTGAAAAATATTACAGGGGCTAGATGGTTTATAACATTCATTGATGATCATACTAGGGTCTGTTGGGTCTATCTACTCAAAGAAAAATCTGAAACACCCAAAGTATtccaaaattttcactcaatGGTTCGAACCCAATTCAACTCTACCATACATACCCTCCGTACTGACAATGGGAGAGAATACTTCAACTCTGTCTTAAGTCCATACCTTTCTGACCAAGGCATTATACACCAAAGCTCGTGTCCTGACACTCCTCAACAAAACGGGATCTCTGAGAGGAAAAATCGTCATCTTCTTGATGTGGCTCGAGCCATAATGTTCACTATGAATGTTCCAAAATACTTGTGGGGAGAAGCTGTCCTTACTGCCTGCTATCTCATAAACCGAATGCCATCAAAGATCCTCAATTTCCAAACACCTCTAAATACTCTTTTAAAGGCCTTCCCTCTATTTCATGTCCCTAATCTTCTAGCCAAAATATTCGGCTGTAAAGCTTTTGTCCATaaccatcaaccaaatcaatccaAACTTGATCCTCGAGCCCACACCTGTATCTTCATTGGATATTCCCTTACACAAAAAGGCTATAAGTGTTACCAACATTGCGCCGAATGTTTGTCTCTCGAGATGTTACCTTCTTTGAAAATGAACCATACTTTGCAGCATctcatcttcagggggagatTTTTAATGAAGATGAGACCTTTAATACTCTCCTCATTATACCGCCTGATCCTACTACTACTATCCCAGATTTAGTTGTTTCCCCTATACAGCAAGAATTTAACACCGTCCTTCCCAATGACAATACCTCCACCGAAGTACAATAGCCACTTGGTCAAGGAAAACAGCAAATACAGGTTTACTCCCGACGGAATCGTTCTCCTGAAACTGATACAGCAGTGCCAATTACATCTCCAACCGAGGACTGTTCTGAAGCAGAAGTCCCACCTCCGTCACCATCCATCTATCTTCCAATTGCAGTTCGAAAGGGTACAAGGAGCTGCACTCAACATCCTATTTCTCGGTTTGTATCCTATGGAAATTTATCTAAGTCTTACAAAGCTTTTGTGACTAATGTTGATTCtgtaaaaattccaaaaaatataGAAGAGGCTCTTGAATCAGCTGAGTGGAGACAAGCCGTGATGGAAGAAATGAAGGCCCTCAAAAACAATGAAACATGGGAAGTCTCGGATCTGCCTAAAGGGAAAAAAACCGTAGGGTGCAAATGGATTTTCACTACGAAATTTAAACCCGATGGCCGTATTGACCGATACAAAGCTCGACTTGTGGCTAAGGGATTCGCCCAAACTTATGGTCTCGACTACAACGAGACGTTTGCACCGGTTGCCAAGCTAAACACCGTTCGGGTCCTACTATCTCTTGCTGCCAACCTTGATTGGCACTTGACTCAATTGGATGTAAAAAATGCTTTTCTCAACGGGGAATTAAATAAGGAGGTGTATATGGATTTCCCACCAGGGTTTGAAGAAAACAAGGACCAAGTGTGTAAGTTGAAGAAGTCCTTGTATGGGCTGAAACAATCTCCACGAGCGTGGTTCAGCCGATTTGCAAAAGCTATGACTAGCAGAAATTACATTCAAGGACAGGCAGACCACACCATGTTCTACAAGCACTCGGAAGAGGGTAAATGCTGCATCCTTATCGTTTATGTTGACGATATAATAATAACAGGAAATGACTCGAGCGAAATTTTGAGATTGAAAGAATTTCTTGGTACAGAGTTTGAACTTAAAGACTTGGGGagtcttaaatattttcttggtATGGAGGTAGCAAGGTCGAAAAAAGGTATCTTCATTTCCCAAAGGAAATATGTTCTTGATTTACTGTCGGAAGTTGGTTTGATGGGCAGCAAACCAGCCGAAACTCCTATGGAGTTTAACCTCAAATTGGGAACTAATGAGGATGGAGAAGAAATCAACAGGGGGAGATATCAACATCTAGTAGGAAGGCTCATCTACCTATCTCACACCCGTCCAGACATAGCCTTCAGTGTGAGTGTTATTAGCCAGTATATGCATGCCCCGAGGGAGAAGCACCTGGAAGCTGCATATAGAATACTAAGATACCTAAAAGGAACTCCTGGTAAAGGCCTGTACTTCTAGAAGACTATCAACCGAAGCGTGGAAGTCTACACTGATGCAGACTGGGCAGGTTCTGTTAATGATAGACGCTCTACAAGCGGCTATTGTAGTTATGTTTGGGGTAATCTCGTGACATGGAGGAGCAAAAAACAATCTGTGGTAGCACGCAGCAGTGCAGAGGCAGAGTATCGAGCACTATCTCATGGTATATGCGAAGGAGTTTGGATACAAAGACTTATGGGAGAACTAAAAGTGCCTTTTACCAGACCTATGAAGATGTACTGTGACAACCAGGCTGCTGTCAGCATAGCACATAATCCTGTGCATCATGATCGGACCAAATATGTGGAAATAGATCGtcactttataaaagaaaaagtacACTTAGGAGAAGTATGCATCATCTACCTACCTACTAGACAACAAGTTGCAGACATGTTAACCAAAAGTTTGAACAGAAACATGTTTGAAGAACTTAGTGGCAAGCTGGGTTTGATTAACATCTACACTccaacttgagggggagtgttggaatccctataattaaggatagaaatctgATGGTATTGGaatccctataattaaggatagaaatctgTTGTGATCtcttgtaaatagaaactaatctcagtaactgattcttaggaaattaggatatcaattactgattcttagggattaggatttatttcctttaaaatgattatttttctctttataaaGCTGTAAACTAAAGCAGTAGCAATATAACAGAATTTTTCCTCTGAGTGTTTTTACAGATATAGTTTCTGATAATCCCTCTTCTTCTCTTTACTAGTTCATATCACTCATTTCAACCCTGTTAAGCTTAATCTAATTACATGAACAGTGACTTGAATCTTTTTCCTCATTCTGAAAATGTACTTCATTTGAAGCTTAATTATGTTTGGTATTTTCTTTTTTGGCCAGAATTATGTCTGGTATTTAATGTGGTCCGTTTCAACCATTCTTAATTAGGGTCCCATTTCTTTGAGGAAAATCTGTTTAAGAGTGAGAATGATGTGGACATAAATGTGGTGCTAAAGCTTCCATGGACCCACACTCTAGTGGTCCCCAAGCCTCATCTTCCATGGAAATCAAAACTCTTCTCTATTCAAGTTGCATCGAAGCTTGGTCCAAGCTTTAGTTCTAGAACTGGTTTTGAAGTTCTGGACTTAGCTCTTCATGATGAAGTTGAAGAAGTAAGAAAAGAAGCTCTTGTTTGCATGCCGGTTATGGTGATCTCGTCTGGTCTTGATACTCTAGCAAACATGTTTAGAAGATTGGAGTAAGTGAGAAATTGGACCTATTTCTTCATTTGCATATCTTGCAGCGTTTGTAACCTTTTATAGTTTATTATGAGGTTTGGAGtctaaaatttcattcaaatgcCATGTTTAAAATATGATGGATGCTAATGATGATTCCCGCTGCAGGGAAGGTATATGAAGTTCTTTTATGCTTCATGTATAAAGGTTTACTCATTTGTATCATAACTAGATTCCTGCATCAAGAAGTTTGAGAATTCTTCATTAGGCTATTATCAGCCAGCTAAACTAagttttaattattcttttttcCTCATTTTGTTTGGGAAGTTTCATAtatcaactctttttttttaatgatttctttaTGTTTACTCTTTTGCCTTCTTTTTGTTACATGTAACACTTGTGATTAAAGTAGTCACTGTCTACTTGTGGCATGATAATTTGTTTTTCTTATAAGCAAGTTATTACAAAGGTTTGTCCGTGCAATACAAACTTTCAGTAATAGGATCTATGACATCATGAGTATTAAGACTGGTGAATTTCAATGATAGCTGGTTGTTCAAATAGGTTAATGGTAAACTCCTTTCATATGTTAGTTTGAGGAGCCTGCCTAGCCTGCCTAGCATGTTGAGTGTGATAGTCTCATGTTCTATTATTTGTTTTGATTACTAGGTATGTGGATAAAATATTCTATgctaatctttattttatttctgagGGAGGGTGGTGAAGAGGGGATGGATATCTTATCTTTTGGATAAAATGATTATTGCAAAGATTCCTGACTTGAACACATTTGCTGTATCTTCCATCCTTTGAATAAACAGGTCCTTGGAGAAAGATAAGCATGACAAGGTTAAGAAAGTGATTCCTTACTGTCTTGGATTTTTGTCATGCCTTTATGGATCTTACCATGGTGTTGACGGAATACAAAGATGTTCCtgcaaattatttttaaatatcaaagaTGAGAGACAGATTGAGACTTTTGATTATTTGTTAGAAGGATTTTGGTGTTCAAAGTGTGATAGTAGTGCGTTGCACAAAGATGAGCCTAATTCTAGGGTCATGCTTCCGCTGGAACCAAATAGTTTGGGGAGTAGTCACAGTTTTGATTTTGCTCATCTTTATTCTTTATATATTCATCTGCTTTTTGATGAGTCTTCTGAAGAGGTTCAGCTTGCCTGTGTAGCAGCTATTCGAAGGGTTGTTTTACATGGCCCCCAGGATGCTCTGTTTAAAATGAGAACAGAGTGGGTTAAATGCATTGATTTTCTTCTGCTCAACAGAAAGAAGTCCATTAGAGAAGCATTCTGCACTCAGATTAGTTCGTTCCTTCAAGATCCAGTACTGAGTTTTCTATTTTCAGATGGGAATGGTTCAAGTAAAAGCAGTGAGGAAAACTTCTTGGATATGATTAAAAATGCTCTGGCAGCCACTGAAGATCCCCAGATAATAGAGACTCTTCTGGAATCCACTGCAGAAATTATGATGGCAGTTGATGTTTATAGTAAACTCTTCCTGTTTTCCCTGATCTTATTGGTTGATCAACTGGACAATCTATACTTGACTGTGAGATTGAATGCATCACGATTAATACACAAATCTTGCTGTTTCCATTTTAATGGAGGCTTTGAACTATTGCTTTCTAAAGCTGTTTATATTCGCAATGAGCTGTTTGATTATCTATCTATCAGGCTTGCAAGCCGTCCGAAAATGGTGAAAGAGTTTGCAGAAGCAGTTCTTGGTGTTGAAACTAAAGAGCTACTTAACAAGATGATTCCTGTTGTTCTTCCAAAGCTTGTAGTGTCACAGCAGGATAACAATCAAGCAGTTGACACGTTATATGAGTTGGCCAAGTGCTTAAACACCGATGTGGTACCTCTGATAGTAAATTGGCTACCAAAAGTGCTTGCCTTTGCTCTCCACCAAGCAGATGAGAAGGAGTTGTTTTCTGCTGTACAATTTTACCATGCACAAATTGGCTCCAATAACCAAGAAATTTTTGCAGCTGCATTGCCTGCGCTTTTGGATGAACTTATATGCTTCCTTGATGGCGGtgatttgaatgaaataaatagtAGGTATAAACCTCCATCCTATCTAAGAATCTTGTGAATAAAGTTATCAAATGTTAAATACGTTTATTAATTATTTTCCTCTTTTTTCTGAAATACCCCCTTATATCACTTGCATGAACTTTACTAAGTGTTTGTTTGTGATTGGTGCATGTTGGCTTGACTCTGCACAGATGTCTGTTGTTTACTTCTTTTCACATGCTCTGTGCACATATCCTTCAttctaaatcatttatattttgttttctttttggaTGACAGCCAACATTTCAATGCTTTATTGATGGCACAGAAAATGTTTTAAGTATTGGAGGGCACAGTACTGATCATGATTGCTTTCTGTATAGGTTAGATAGAGTGCCTCACTTGATAAAAAAGGTTGCTAGAGTGCTGACTGATGCTGAGGATCTTCCAGGCTTCTTGAGGAATCATTTTGTGGGTCTCCTTAACAGTATCGACAGAAAAATGCTCCATTCAGAGGATTTTTCACTGCAGAAGCAAGCTTTGAAACGTATTGAGATGCTAATCAAAATGATGGGTTCACACCTGAATACCTATGTGCCAAAGTTAATGGTGATTCTCATGCATGCTATTGGTAAAGAATCACTCCAATCTGAAGGACTCTCTGTATTGCATTATTTCATTGTGCAGTTGGCAATGGTATCACCATCTAGCACTAAACATGTAATTTCTCAAGTTTTTGCTGCTCTTATACCCTTGTTGGAGAAAAATACAGAAAATTTGTCTGCTCATTTGCATAAGGTAGTGGAAATTCTAGAAGAACTTGTATTAAAGAACAGGGTTATTTTGAAGGAGCATATTCATGAGTTTCCTCTTTTGCCTAGTATTCCGGCTTTAACGGAAGTGAACAAAGCTATACAAGAAGCCCGTGGAGCAATGACCCTGAAGAATCAATTACGAGACGTTATTGCTGGTCTGAATCATGAGAACCTGAATGTAAGATATATGGTAGTGACTGAGTTGAGCAAGTTGCTGAAATTAAGAAAGGAGGATGTTGCAGCTCTGGTTAATGGTGAAGGTGGTTCGGACATGGATATTTTGAGCTCTTTGATCACATCTTTGCTCAGAGGTTGTGCTGAGGAATCAAGGACTGTAGTAGGACAGCGGCTGAAATTAATGTGTGCTGATTGCCTTGGAGCTCTTGGTGCAGTTGATCCTGCAAAATTAAGGAATGTTTCATGCCAACGCTTTAAAATTCAATGCTCAGATGATGACCTTATTTTTGAGTTGATCCATAAGCATCTAGCAAGGGCTTTCAGGGCGGCGCCTGATACAGTTGTTCAGGATTCTGCTGCTTTAGCTATACAAGAGCTTTTAAAGATTGCAGGTTGTGAGGCATCACTGGATGAGAATGCTGCTTCTATGTCACAGACTAAGAAGGATAAGGAACCTCTAAAGACCAGTTCTTTGGGGATCAAAACTTCTTATAGTAGCAGTGGGAACAGTAGTAGGGGTCAGAAATTATGGGATCGGTTTTCTAATTATGTTAAAGAGATAATTGCCCCTTGCTTAACCTCTAGATTTCAGCTTCCAAACGTGGCTGATTCTGCATCTGCTGGACCAATTTATAGGCCTTCTATGTCATTCAGGAGGTGGATTTTCTCTTGGATAAAAAAGCTGACTGCACATGCAATTGGATCTCGTGCAAGCATTTTTAATGCTTGTCGAGGCATAGTTCGCCATGATATGCAAACAGCAATGTATCTGTTGCCATATTTAGTCCTCAATGCTGTCTGTCATGGCACAGAAGAGGCACGGCATGGTATTACAGAAGAAATCCAATCAGTTCTTAATGCTGCAGCTTCAGAGAACAGTGGAGCTGCTGTTTATGGAGTCAGTGGTCGACAAAGTGAAGTTTGCATTCAAGCAGTTTTTACTCTTCTTGATAATCTTGGTCAGTGGGTGGATGATGTTAAACAAGAGCTTGCTCTCTCTCAGTCTTTATCATCAGCTTCAAGGCATCAGGCATCCAAGTCAAAGGATCAAAGTTTGGCTTTATCTGCAAGTCAAGATCAACTTCTTGTACAGTGTAAATATGTTTCTGAGCTTTTAAGTGCAATTCCAAAGGTTACCCTTGCTAGGGCTTCCTTCAGGTGTCAGGCTTATGCAAGGTCCTTAATGTATTTTGAATCTTTTGTGAGAGGAAGATCAGGTTCCTTTAATCCTGCTTCCGAGAGAAGTGGCATTTTTGAGGATGAAGATATTTCATATCTAATGGAAATATACAGTTGTCTGGATGAGCCTGATGGATTGTCAGGACTAGCATGCTTACGTAAGTCGCACAGTTTACAAGATCAACTCTTAATAAACAAAAAGGCTGGAAACTGGGCAGAAGTTTTGACGGTTTGTGAGCAGGCCTTGCAGATGGAACCGACCTCTGTTCAGAGGCATTCTGATGTTCTCAACTGTTTATTAAACATGTGTCATCTTCAGGCCATGGTTACTCATGTGGATGGCTTAATTTCAAGAATACCCAAATACAAAAAAACATGGTGCATGCAAGGTGTGCAGGCTGCATGGAGGCTTGGAAGGTGGGACCTGATGAATGAGTACCTTAGTGGAGCAGATGAAGAGGGCTTACTATGCAGCAGCTCTGAAAGTAATGCTTCTTTTGACCTTGATGTCGCAAAGATTCTGCAGGCAATGATGAAGAGGGATCAATTCTCTGTTGCTGAGAAAATTGCACTATCCAAACAATCTCTCATTGCTCCTTTGGCAGCTGCTGGCATGGATTCTTACACACGGGCTTATCCAATTATTGTCAAACTTCACTTGCTACGAGAGCTAGAGGACTTCCATACTCTTCTCATCGATGAATCTTTCCTGGACAAAGCATTTCATTTGGGTGATTTCGGATTTTCAAAAGTCATGGAGAACTGGGAGAGTCGACTCAGATTTACACAACCATCACTCTGGGCAAGGGAGCCATTGTTGGCTTTCAGGAGACTGGTTTTTGGTGCTAGTAACCTTGGTGCTCAAGTTGGTTACTGTTGGCTTCAATATGCGAAGCTCTGTCGTTTGGCTGGCCACTATGAAACAGCCAACCAAGCAATTCTAGAGGCACTGGCTTCTGGTGCGCCTAATGTTCACATGGAAAAGGCTAAGCTTCTTTGGAGTACTAGGCGCTCTGATGGTGCCATTGCTGAGTTGCAGCAATCTCTTCTGAACATGCCAGTGGAGGTTGTAGGATCTGCAGCAATATCATCAATTACTAGCCTTTCACTGGTTCCGCTAAATCCACAACCTTTACCTGGTGATACTCAAGCTATGAATGAGAACCAAGAGATTGCAAAGACCCTCCTCCTATATTCTAGGTGGATTCATTGCACTGGGCAGAAACAGAAGGAGGATGTGATAAGTCTTTATTCAAGGGTGAGGGAACTGCAACCCAAGTGGGAGAAAGGGTACTTTTATATGGCTAAATATTGTGATGAAGTACTTGTTGATGCCAGGAAACGTCAAGAAGATAATTTTGAGCTAGGTCCCAGGATGATTCCCTCAGCTTCTGCCGTTGCTACTTCTTCAAACTCAAACACCGAGAAATACTGGTGGTATAATCTTCCTGATGTACTGTTATTCTATGCAAAGGGGCTTCATCGAGGCCACAAAAATCTGTTCCAAGCACTTCCAAGGTTGTTAACCTTGTGGTTTGACTTTGGGAGCATTTATCAGCGAAGTTCAGCTGCCTCTAATAGGGATTTGAAAAACGTCCAAGGGAAGGTAGGTTCAACACTTCAGAATGAACTTTTATCTCTGATTTCTTTTAAGTGTGGTGACACTTTTTTGAGCTATTCCTTAATGATTGACACTTAATTGATTCATCGTTTGGCAGGTAACTAGTATAATGCGAGGCTGTTTGAAAGATTTGCCAACTTATCAATGGTTAACAGTCTTACCTCAGCTGGTGTCTAGAATTTGCCACCAAAATGAAGATATTGTTAAATTGGTCAAAAACGTCATCATTTCTGTTGTCCGGCAATATCCACAACAAGCACTATGGATTATGGCAGCAGTTTCAAAGTCCACAGTTCCTTCTAGGCGGGAAGCAGCTGCAGAAATCATTCAAGTTGCACGAAAAGCGTTTAGCCAAGGAACTAATGGCAATAATTTGTTTGTGCAGTTTGCTAGCCTGGTTGATCATCTTATCAAGCTGTGTTTCCATGCGGGCCAGCCAAAATCGAGGACTATTAATATCTCAACTGAATTTAGTGCATTGAAAAGGATGATGCCTCTTGGAATTATCATGCCAATTCAACAATCTCTTACTGTCAGTCTGCCAACCTATGATGTGGATCTCACTGAATCTCTTTCTTCTGATTTCTTTGCTGGTGTGGAGCTTCCTACGATATCTGGCATAGCTGATGAGGCTGAGATTCTTTCATCACTTCAGCGGCCTAAGAAAGTACGTAATTCACATTTCCTGCTTTTCCAAAGGAGGgaaattttttctttaatatattttcttgTGCTTGTTTATTTTGGTTGGAGATAAGGTTGTCTGAGAAAGTATTACAAAGTTTAAATTAGATTTCCCATATTTGTACAACAGGGATAAGTTGGAAATGCCATGTGTAGCCCACTTAATCCCTTTTCTTGAATTATGCtcttattctgtttttttttttaaatatagtcTGGTCTAGATTCAATACTTCAAGTCAGGGAGACTTCTGAACTAGATAGTTATTTCATGTGCTTCAGtagtttttttagggttttatggtATTGGTGGATGTGTTCTCTATCACATTCTCTCAACCAACTGCCTGTGGAGTCTAAATAGTGAAATGCTACATCTTTGTAACCTTGATGCCATTGTTGTATTTTCAGATTGTATTATTGGGCAGTGATGGCATTGAACGTCCATTCCTCTGCAAGCCCAAAGATGACCTCAGGAAAGATGCCCGCATGATGGAGTTTACTGCAATGATAAACCGTTTACTATCAAAATATCCTGAAAGCCGTAGGAGGAAGCTTTACATTCGTACGTTTGCAGTGATTCCTCTTACAGAGGACTGTGGCATGGTGGAATGGGTACCCCATACTCGAGGCCTCCGTCATATTCTTCAAGACATTTACATCACATGTGGCAAATTTGACAGGCAGAAAACAAATCCCCAAATTAAACGAATTTATGATCAATGCTCTGGTAAAATACCGGAAGATGAGATGTTGAAGAACAAGATTCTTCCAATGTTCCCAccagttttccaccaatggtttTTAACTACTTTTTCAGAGCCCGCTGCTTGGTTTAGAGCTCGCGTTGCTTATGCTCACACAACAGCTGTTTGGTCTATGGTTGGGCATATTGTGGGTCTGGGTGACCGACATGGGGAGAACATTCTTTTCGATTCTACCACAGGTGACTGTGTTCACGTCGATTTTAGTTGCTTATTTGATAAGGGATTGCAATTGGAGAAGCCTGAGCTGGTGCCTTTCAGGCTAACGCAGGTAAATAGTCTTTAGTACATGCAATTTTTGCACAATCACTGGATTCTGTGGTATGTTGACATTTTATGTTTCTACATGCAATTACTTGAATTTGTTGAATGACAATCTTAGTCTTATTCCCAATCTCGTTTTTCAGAACATAGTAGCGCATCGATTGTAATTTTTAGATCACATGCGTTTTAATCCTCTGTTTTCATTTGTGTTGTTTTCATTTGACATGGAACCCACAGAACATGATTGATGG
It encodes the following:
- the LOC107932336 gene encoding serine/threonine-protein kinase ATR isoform X3: MSYDTVPHQNLIQSISTILGEDKEGLPVFRSSAYDSSIGGCLRAMHTSCPDDVVKLTAEDLVYIFHRSMWRTKSMELKVALCTAYIRISRTCPPHIWRPESLINVLCCPEPCILLIDCVQVALSVLGPHCVGERTDHTKLVLSTSSDKLIASPKVGEKRRIIDVDNFDIKRQKIDGAIKFSNANFPRDIKITDIISYGREGYADFMHESLLLFVETLNAPRVKNYTLRPDVALTALSLLSIAFCRYPQTNMSHSIFRQLQSWIPWICEQAKLDSAITVDISVYLEGIHSMLLIQGSHFFEENLFKSENDVDINVVLKLPWTHTLVVPKPHLPWKSKLFSIQVASKLGPSFSSRTGFEVLDLALHDEVEEVRKEALVCMPVMVISSGLDTLANMFRRLESLEKDKHDKVKKVIPYCLGFLSCLYGSYHGVDGIQRCSCKLFLNIKDERQIETFDYLLEGFWCSKCDSSALHKDEPNSRVMLPLEPNSLGSSHSFDFAHLYSLYIHLLFDESSEEVQLACVAAIRRVVLHGPQDALFKMRTEWVKCIDFLLLNRKKSIREAFCTQISSFLQDPVLSFLFSDGNGSSKSSEENFLDMIKNALAATEDPQIIETLLESTAEIMMAVDVYSKLFLFSLILLVDQLDNLYLTVRLNASRLIHKSCCFHFNGGFELLLSKAVYIRNELFDYLSIRLASRPKMVKEFAEAVLGVETKELLNKMIPVVLPKLVVSQQDNNQAVDTLYELAKCLNTDVVPLIVNWLPKVLAFALHQADEKELFSAVQFYHAQIGSNNQEIFAAALPALLDELICFLDGGDLNEINSRLDRVPHLIKKVARVLTDAEDLPGFLRNHFVGLLNSIDRKMLHSEDFSLQKQALKRIEMLIKMMGSHLNTYVPKLMVILMHAIGKESLQSEGLSVLHYFIVQLAMVSPSSTKHVISQVFAALIPLLEKNTENLSAHLHKVVEILEELVLKNRVILKEHIHEFPLLPSIPALTEVNKAIQEARGAMTLKNQLRDVIAGLNHENLNVRYMVVTELSKLLKLRKEDVAALVNGEGGSDMDILSSLITSLLRGCAEESRTVVGQRLKLMCADCLGALGAVDPAKLRNVSCQRFKIQCSDDDLIFELIHKHLARAFRAAPDTVVQDSAALAIQELLKIAGCEASLDENAASMSQTKKDKEPLKTSSLGIKTSYSSSGNSSRGQKLWDRFSNYVKEIIAPCLTSRFQLPNVADSASAGPIYRPSMSFRRWIFSWIKKLTAHAIGSRASIFNACRGIVRHDMQTAMYLLPYLVLNAVCHGTEEARHGITEEIQSVLNAAASENSGAAVYGVSGRQSEVCIQAVFTLLDNLGQWVDDVKQELALSQSLSSASRHQASKSKDQSLALSASQDQLLVQCKYVSELLSAIPKVTLARASFRCQAYARSLMYFESFVRGRSGSFNPASERSGIFEDEDISYLMEIYSCLDEPDGLSGLACLRKSHSLQDQLLINKKAGNWAEVLTVCEQALQMEPTSVQRHSDVLNCLLNMCHLQAMVTHVDGLISRIPKYKKTWCMQGVQAAWRLGRWDLMNEYLSGADEEGLLCSSSESNASFDLDVAKILQAMMKRDQFSVAEKIALSKQSLIAPLAAAGMDSYTRAYPIIVKLHLLRELEDFHTLLIDESFLDKAFHLGDFGFSKVMENWESRLRFTQPSLWAREPLLAFRRLVFGASNLGAQVGYCWLQYAKLCRLAGHYETANQAILEALASGAPNVHMEKAKLLWSTRRSDGAIAELQQSLLNMPVEVVGSAAISSITSLSLVPLNPQPLPGDTQAMNENQEIAKTLLLYSRWIHCTGQKQKEDVISLYSRVRELQPKWEKGYFYMAKYCDEVLVDARKRQEDNFELGPRMIPSASAVATSSNSNTEKYWWYNLPDVLLFYAKGLHRGHKNLFQALPRLLTLWFDFGSIYQRSSAASNRDLKNVQGKVTSIMRGCLKDLPTYQWLTVLPQLVSRICHQNEDIVKLVKNVIISVVRQYPQQALWIMAAVSKSTVPSRREAAAEIIQVARKAFSQGTNGNNLFVQFASLVDHLIKLCFHAGQPKSRTINISTEFSALKRMMPLGIIMPIQQSLTVSLPTYDVDLTESLSSDFFAGVELPTISGIADEAEILSSLQRPKKIVLLGSDGIERPFLCKPKDDLRKDARMMEFTAMINRLLSKYPESRRRKLYIRTFAVIPLTEDCGMVEWVPHTRGLRHILQDIYITCGKFDRQKTNPQIKRIYDQCSGKIPEDEMLKNKILPMFPPVFHQWFLTTFSEPAAWFRARVAYAHTTAVWSMVGHIVGLGDRHGENILFDSTTGDCVHVDFSCLFDKGLQLEKPELVPFRLTQNMIDGLGITGYEGIFLRICEITLSVLRTHRETLMSVLETFIHDPLVEWTKSHKSSGVEVQNPHAQRAISNIEARLQGVVVGVGAAPSLPLAVEGQARRLIAEAVSHKNLGKMYIWWMPWF